A DNA window from Amphiprion ocellaris isolate individual 3 ecotype Okinawa chromosome 8, ASM2253959v1, whole genome shotgun sequence contains the following coding sequences:
- the arf3a gene encoding ADP-ribosylation factor 3a: MGNIFGNLLKSLIGKKEMRILMVGLDAAGKTTILYKLKLGEIVTTIPTIGFNVETVEYKNISFTVWDVGGQDKIRPLWRHYFQNTQGLIFVVDSNDRERVNEAREELMRMLAEDELRDAVLLVFANKQDLPNAMNAAEITDKLGLHSLRHRNWYIQATCATSGDGLYEGLDWLANQLKNKK; the protein is encoded by the exons ATGGGAAACATCTTCGGGAATCTGCTGAAGAGCCTGATAGGCAAGAAGGAGATGAGGATTCTTATGGTGGGGCTGGACGCTGCTGGAAAAACCACCATCCTCTACAAGCTGAAGCTGGGGGAGATTGTCACCACCATCCCCACAATCG GTTTCAACGTAGAGACGGTGGAGTACAAGAACATTAGCTTCACCGTGTGGGATGTGGGTGGCCAGGACAAGATCCGTCCCCTTTGGAGACACTACTTCCAGAACACCCAGG GTTTGATCTTCGTGGTGGACAGCAATGACCGTGAGCGGGTCAACGAAGCTCGGGAGGAGCTGATGAGGATGCTGGCCGAAGATGAGCTGCGGGATGCTGTTCTGCTCGTCTTTGCTAACAAACAG GACCTGCCCAATGCCATGAATGCTGCAGAGATCACAGACAAGCTGGGCCTGCACTCCTTACGCCACCGCAACTGGTACATTCAGGCCACCTGCGCCACCAGTGGAGACGGCCTCTACGAGGGCCTGGACTGGCTGGCCAATCAGCTGAAGAACAAGAAGTGA
- the erbb3b gene encoding receptor tyrosine-protein kinase erbB-3b isoform X2 translates to MNQWKVLLLSVTLLWRQQTATSQTHEVCHGTQNGLSSTGSQENQYNLIKDRYDGCEIIMGNLEITQIESNWDFSFLKTIREVTGYVLIAMNHFQELPLRQLRVIRGNSLYERRFALSVFFNYPKDGSNGLRQLGLTNLTEILEGGVQIINNKYLSYGPWIYWQDIIRDNSAPIDIRYNGERGPCHKSCGDYCWGPNEDQCQILTKTVCAPQCNGRCFGTSPRHCCHIECAAGCKGPLDVDCFACRHFNDSGACVPQCPQTLIYNKQTFQMETNPNAKYQYGSICVSQCPTHFVVDGSSCVSVCPLDKMEVEREGQRQCELCSGLCPKVCEGTGAEHRQTVDSSNIDSFINCTKIQGSLHFLVTGILGDDFKNIPPLDAKKLEVFHTVREITDILNIQSWPKELNDLSVFSSLTTIQGRSLYKRYSLMVMHIPTLTSLGLRSLREISDGSVYISQNANLCYHHTVNWTQLFRGRRVGVNNLNNNRQLAECVAEGHVCDPLCSDSGCWGPGPDQCLSCRNYSRDGTCVGSCNFYTGVTREFASRKGECVICHPECKPQRGKASCTGPGADECVACANLRDGPYCMSSCPTGVNDGQKGLIFKYPNREGHCEPCHHNCTQGCSGPGLHDCLQTARMAVSSGQITGIALGVPAGLIFCLVLFFLGVLYHRGLAIRRKRAMRRYLESGESFEPLGPGEKGTKVHARILRPSELKKIKALGLGVFGTVHKGFWTPERETVKIPVAIKTIQDSSGRQTFTEITDHMLSMGSLDHPYIVRLLGICPGASLQLVTQLSSQGSLLEHIRQHKNSLDPQRLLNWCVQIAKGMYYLEEHCMVHRNLAARNILLKNDYQVQISDYGVADLLYPDDKKYVYTDTKTPIKWMALESILFRRYSHQSDVWSYGVTVWEMMSFGAEPYASVQPQEVPSLLEKGERLSQPHICTIDVYMVMVKCWMIDENIRPTFKELASDFTRMARDPPRYLVIKLEGDEDAPDEIHRRESERGLLDADLEDHDEEGLEDGLATPPLQHSPSWSLSRSRINSYRSGASQAGPTGYLPMTPSPADSLRQLWFQRSRLSSVQTLPERSQVRAVGREAEDALRTVSLHRARFSSERSNARLPASRHRKLSTASSPSSYKVWTADEDEEVDHYGYVLPGSPGTPERASRISQSTRRNSRLKNNLRLVVMNPSQEYEIMNTECDALPCSASSVSSHGDDPTAALCQNISPLPSPTEEKTHKETLTPTSAVRSKQVQQACGGNVAEQKDSTEKPNRDFTNEIKSVDDQPEASQGFGRYEYMDIRRCDSTEGDEPEWERETSAQSEAETEEEEVLRNEHEEEEETEKCQNTNKQASLQGNQSSMIVPGADVLTARGETLEEYEEMTRFRVVPGRWEHTEYQNLPAKGRDVSEEMGGGRCAGIGEYIKVCADMGEPGSNTSFDNPDYWHSRLFLKPDAVRT, encoded by the exons ATGAACCAGTGGAAAGTCCTGTTACTGTCCGTGACTTTATTGTGGAGGCAGCAAACAGCAACATCCCAAACCCATGAAG TCTGTCACGGTACGCAGAATGGTCTGAGCTCCACTGGCTCTCAGGAGAATCAGTACAACCTGATTAAGGATCGATATGACGGCTGTGAGATCATCATGGGAAACCTGGAGATCACTCAGATTGAGAGTAACTGGGATTTCTCATTCCTCAAG ACAATCCGAGAGGTGACCGGTTACGTCCTGATTGCTATGAACCACTTCCAGGAGCTTCCTTTGAGGCAGCTACGGGTCATCAGAGGAAACAGTCTGTACGAAAGACGCTTCGCCCTCTCAGTTTTCTTCAACTACCCCAAAGACGGCTCCAATGGCCTGAGGCAGCTGGGGCTCACGAATCTGACAG AGATTCTGGAAGGAGGAGTACAGATTATCAACAACAAATACCTGAGTTATGGCCCCTGGATCTACTGGCAAGACATCATCCGGGACAACAGTGCTCCTATTGACATCCGGTACAACGGAGAAAGAG gCCCATGTCACAAATCTTGTGGAGATTATTGCTGGGGCCCAAATGAGGATCAATGCCAGATCT TGACTAAGACGGTGTGTGCGCCGCAGTGTAACGGCCGCTGTTTTGGAACCAGCCCCAGGCACTGCTGTCACATAGAGTGTGCAGCGGGATGTAAAGGCCCTCTGGATGTGGACTGTTTT GCTTGTCGTCATTTCAACGACTCTGGCGCCTGTGTGCCTCAGTGTCCTCAGACTCTGATCTATAACAAGCAGACGTTTCAGATGGAGACCAACCCCAATGCCAAATACCAGTATGGATCGATCTGTGTTTCCCAGTGCCCCA CTCATTTTGTGGTGGATGGCAGCTCCTGTGTGAGCGTCTGTCCTCTGGACAAgatggaggtggagagagaagGTCAGAGGCAGTGCGAGCTCTGCAGTGGACTCTGCCCGAAAG TGTGTGAAGGCACTGGTGcagaacacagacagactgTGGACTCCAGCAACATCGACAGCTTCATCAACTGCACCAAGATCCAGGGCAGCCTTCACTTCCTGGTCACAGGGATTCTTGG AGACGACTTCAAAAATATCCCACCCCTCGATGCCAAAAAGTTGGAAGTGTTCCACACAGTTAGAGAAATAACAG ATATTCTTAACATCCAGTCATGGCCCAAAGAGCTGAATGATCTGTCGGTTTTTTCAAGTCTCACTACCATTCAAGGGAGGTCGCTCTACAA GCGTTATTCTCTGATGGTGATGCACATCCCCACTCTTACCTCACTGGGTCTGCGATCGCTCCGGGAAATCAGTGATGGCAGCGTCTACATCAGTCAGAATGCCAACCTCTGTTATCACCACACTGTGAACTGGACGCAGCTGTTCAGAGGGCGCAGGGTTGGAGTCAACAACctcaacaacaacagacagctgGCAGAGTGCG TGGCAGAAGGCCATGTGTGCGACCCTCTATGTTCAGACTCTGGGTGTTGGGGTCCGGGGCCCGATCAGTGTTTGTCCTGTAGGAACTACAGCCGGGACGGCACATGTGTAGGCAGCTGTAACTTTTACACCGG AGTTACGAGGGAATTTGCAAGTCGTAAGGGCGAGTGTGTGATCTGTCATCCAGAATGTAAACCTCAGAGAGGGAAAGCCAGCTGCACCGGACCG GGTGCAGATGAATGTGTAGCTTGTGCCAACCTTCGAGACGGTCCCTACTGCATGTCCTCTTGCCCCACTGGAGTAAACGATGGACAGAAGGGGCTGATTTTCAAATACCCCAACAGGGAGGGTCATTGTGAACCGTGTCACCACAACTGCACACAGGG atgcAGTGGCCCTGGATTACATGACTGTTTACAGACTGCCAGAATGGCAGTTAGTAG TGGTCAGATCACAGGCATAGCTTTAGGTGTCCCGGCTGGCTTGATTTTCTGCCTGGTGTTGTTTTTCCTCGGTGTGCTGTACCACCGAGGCCTGGCCATTCGCCGCAAGAGAGCCATGAGGAGATACCTGGAGAGTGGAGAG AGCTTTGAGCCACTGGGTCCTGGAGAGAAAGGCACCAAGGTTCATGCCCGCATTCTGAGGCCCTCagagctgaaaaaaatcaaagcacTTGGCTTGGGTGTTTTTGGCACAGTGCACAAG GGCTTTTGGActccagagagagagacagtgaaGATCCCTGTGGCCATTAAGACCATCCAGGACAGTTCAGGCCGACAGACTTTCACTGAGATCACTGAT CATATGCTGTCCATGGGAAGCCTGGACCACCCCTACATCGTGAGGCTGCTGGGCATCTGTCCAGGTGCCAGTCTGCAGCTGGTGACTCAGCTCAGTTCTCAGGGCTCCTTACTGGAGCACATCAGGCAGCATAAGAACAGCTTGGACCCCCAGCGCCTGCTCAACTGGTGTGTGCAGATTGCTAAG GGTATGTACTATCTGGAGGAACACTGCATGGTCCACAGGAACCTGGCCGCCCGTAACATCTTGCTGAAAAACGACTACCAGGTCCAGATCTCTGACTACGGTGTCGCAGACCTGCTTTATCCTGACGACAAGAAATACGTCTACACGGACACAAAG ACACCAATAAAATGGATGGCACTTGAAAGCATCTTGTTCCGAAGATACAGCCATCAGAGTGATGTGTGGAGTTACG GGGTGACAGTGTGGGAGATGATGTCATTTGGGGCGGAGCCATATGCATCGGTGCAGCCTCAGGAAGTCCCCAGTCTGCTGGAGAAGGGCGAGCGTCTGTCACAGCCCCACATCTGTACTATAGACGTCTACATGGTCATGGTTAAAT GCTGGATGATTGATGAAAACATCAGACCAACCTTCAAAGAGCTGGCCAGTGACTTCACTCGCATGGCAAGAGACCCACCTAGATATCTGGTCATTAAG CTGGAAGGAGATGAAGATGCCCCAGACGAAATCCATCGAAGAGAGTCAGAGCGAGGACTTCTGGATGCAGATCTGGAGGATCATGATGAGGAAGGACTGGAGGACGGCTTGGCTACACCTCCTCTTCAGCACTCCCCTTCATGGAGTCTGTCTCGATCCAGGATTAATTCTTACAGA agTGGTGCTTCTCAGGCTGGACCAACTGGATACCTGCCAATGACCCCGAGTCCTGCAGACAGCCTACGCCAG CTGTGGTTCCAGAGGTCTCGCCTGAGCTCGGTCCAGACGCTGCCTGAGAGGTCACAGGTCAGGGCAGTTGGCAGGGAAGCAGAGGACGCTTTACGGACTGTGAGCCTTCACAGGGCCAGGTTCAGCTCAGAGAGGAGTAACGCTCGTCTGCCTGCCAGCCGACACAGGAAGCTTTCAACTGCTTCAAGCCCGTCCTCATACAAGGTGTGGACGGCCGACGAAGACGAGGAGGTGGATCACTACGGCTACGTCCTGCCTGGGTCACCTGGGACTCCAGAGAGAG CCTCTAGAATTTCTCAGTCTACCCGAAGAAACTCAAGACTCAAGAACAATCTTCGTCTCGTGGTGATGAATCCCTCCCAGGAGTATGAAATCATGAACACAGAGTGTGATGCTCTTCCTTGCTCAGCCAGCAGCGTCTCATCACATGGCGACGACCCTACGGCTGCACTCTGTCAAAACATCTCACCTTTACCCTCCCCAACCGAAGAAAAGACACATAAAGAAACTCTCACACCAACATCAGCTGTGAGGAGTAAGCAAGTCCAACAGGCTTGTGGAGGAAATGTAGCAGAGCAAAAAGACTCGACAGAGAAGCCAAACAGAGACTTCACGAATGAAATCAAATCTGTGGATGACCAACCGGAGGCAAGTCAAGGGTTCGGCAGGTATGAATACATGGACATCAGGCGCTGTGACTCCACAGAGGGAGATGAACCGGAATGGGAAAGAGAAACATCTGCACAGAGCGAAGCAGAgacggaggaagaggaggtgttGAGGAACGAgcacgaggaggaagaggaaacgGAAAAGTgccaaaacacaaataaacaagcCAGTCTACAGGGGAACCAGAGCAGCATGATTGTGCCCGGAGCAGATGTGCTGACAGCGAGGGGGGAAACGCTGGAGGAGTACGAGGAGATGACCAGATTTAGAGTGGTGCCTGGTAGGTGGGAGCACACAGAGTACCAGAACCTCCCAGCGAAGGGGAGGGATGTTTCCGAGGAGATGGGCGGCGGCAGGTGTGCAGGGATTGGGGAATACATCAAGGTGTGTGCTGACATGGGGGAACCTGGCAGCAACACATCATTTGACAACCCAGACTACTGGCACAGCAGGTTGTTCCTCAAGCCAGATGCTGTACGTACCTAA
- the pa2g4b gene encoding proliferation-associated protein 2G4b, whose product MSGDDETQEQTIADDLVVTKYKMGAEIANQALKTVVGAATAGVSVLSLCEKGDAFIATETGKIFKKEKDMKKGIAFPTCVSVNNCVCHHSPLKSDPDVILKDGDLVKIDLGVHVDGFISNVAHSFIVGVTKENPLTGRKADVIKAAHLCAEAALRLVKPGNQNTQVTEAWNKIAKSFKCSPIEGMLSHQLKQHVIDGEKTIIQNPTDQQKKDHEKAEFEVHEVYAVDVLISTGEGKAKDGGQRTTVYKRDPNKVYGLKMKTSRTFFSEMERRFDTMPFTLRAFEDEGKARLGVVECAKHELLQPFTVLHEKEGEFVAQFKFTVLLMANGPLRITNSLFEPELYKSEHEVEDPELKALLQSSASRKTQKKKKKKASKTVENATGQAMETEAAE is encoded by the exons ATGTCTGGAGATGACGAGACGCAGGAGCAGACCATCGCCGATGATCTGGTGGTCACCAAGTACAAGATGGGCGCCGAGATTGCGAATC AGGCCCTGAAGACTGTAGTTGGAGCGGCGACGGCTGGAGTCTCTGTTCTCAGCCTCTGTGAAAAGGGAGATGCTTTCATTGCGACAGAAACTGGGAAAATCTTCAAGAAGGAAAAAGATATGAAGAAAG gtATCGCTTTTCCTACTTGTGTGTCGGTTAACAACTGTGTATGCCATCACTCCCCACTGAAGAGCGACCCAGATGTCATACTGAAGGATGGAGACCTTGTCAAAAT tgaTCTGGGCGTGCACGTCGATGGCTTCATCTCAAATGTGGCTCACAGCTTCATTGTTGGAGTGACCAAG GAAAACCCGCTGACCGGTCGGAAGGCTGACGTTATCAAAGCAGCTCACCTCTGTGCCGAGGCTGCTCTCCGTCTTGTCAAACCAGGCAACCAG AACACACAGGTCACAGAGGCCTGGAACAAGATCGCAAAATCATTCAAGTGCTCCCCCATTGAGG GCATGCTGTCCCACCAGCTCAAACAACACGTGATTGACGGAGAGAAAACGATCATCCAAAACCCAACGGACCAGCAAAA AAAGGACCATGAGAAGGCTGAGTTTGAGGTGCATGAGGTGTACGCAGTGGATGTGCTCATCAGCACTGGAGAAGGGAAG GCGAAGGATGGAGGTCAGAGGACCACTGTTTACAAACGAGACCCCAACAAGGTGTACGGCTTGAAGATGAAGACGTCTCGGACTTTCTTCAGTGAGATGGAGAGGCGCTTCGATACGATGCCTTTCACTCTGAG AGCGTTTGAGGATGAAGGCAAGGCCAGGCTGGGTGTGGTGGAGTGTGCCAAACATGAGCTGCTGCAGCCATTCACTGTGCTGCATGAGAAAGAGG GTGAGTTTGTCGCCCAGTTCAAGTTCACCGTGCTGCTCATGGCCAACGGACCTCTGCGAATCACCAACAGCCTGTTTGAGCCAGAACTCTACAAGTCTGAGCATGAGGTGGAGGACCCCGAGCTGAAG GCTTTGCTCCAAAGCTCAGCCAGCCGTAAGactcagaagaagaagaaaaagaag GCTTCAAAGACTGTTGAGAATGCAACCGGACAGGCGATGGAGACTGAAGCTGCAGAATAG
- the erbb3b gene encoding receptor tyrosine-protein kinase erbB-3b isoform X1: MNQWKVLLLSVTLLWRQQTATSQTHEEVCHGTQNGLSSTGSQENQYNLIKDRYDGCEIIMGNLEITQIESNWDFSFLKTIREVTGYVLIAMNHFQELPLRQLRVIRGNSLYERRFALSVFFNYPKDGSNGLRQLGLTNLTEILEGGVQIINNKYLSYGPWIYWQDIIRDNSAPIDIRYNGERGPCHKSCGDYCWGPNEDQCQILTKTVCAPQCNGRCFGTSPRHCCHIECAAGCKGPLDVDCFACRHFNDSGACVPQCPQTLIYNKQTFQMETNPNAKYQYGSICVSQCPTHFVVDGSSCVSVCPLDKMEVEREGQRQCELCSGLCPKVCEGTGAEHRQTVDSSNIDSFINCTKIQGSLHFLVTGILGDDFKNIPPLDAKKLEVFHTVREITDILNIQSWPKELNDLSVFSSLTTIQGRSLYKRYSLMVMHIPTLTSLGLRSLREISDGSVYISQNANLCYHHTVNWTQLFRGRRVGVNNLNNNRQLAECVAEGHVCDPLCSDSGCWGPGPDQCLSCRNYSRDGTCVGSCNFYTGVTREFASRKGECVICHPECKPQRGKASCTGPGADECVACANLRDGPYCMSSCPTGVNDGQKGLIFKYPNREGHCEPCHHNCTQGCSGPGLHDCLQTARMAVSSGQITGIALGVPAGLIFCLVLFFLGVLYHRGLAIRRKRAMRRYLESGESFEPLGPGEKGTKVHARILRPSELKKIKALGLGVFGTVHKGFWTPERETVKIPVAIKTIQDSSGRQTFTEITDHMLSMGSLDHPYIVRLLGICPGASLQLVTQLSSQGSLLEHIRQHKNSLDPQRLLNWCVQIAKGMYYLEEHCMVHRNLAARNILLKNDYQVQISDYGVADLLYPDDKKYVYTDTKTPIKWMALESILFRRYSHQSDVWSYGVTVWEMMSFGAEPYASVQPQEVPSLLEKGERLSQPHICTIDVYMVMVKCWMIDENIRPTFKELASDFTRMARDPPRYLVIKLEGDEDAPDEIHRRESERGLLDADLEDHDEEGLEDGLATPPLQHSPSWSLSRSRINSYRSGASQAGPTGYLPMTPSPADSLRQLWFQRSRLSSVQTLPERSQVRAVGREAEDALRTVSLHRARFSSERSNARLPASRHRKLSTASSPSSYKVWTADEDEEVDHYGYVLPGSPGTPERASRISQSTRRNSRLKNNLRLVVMNPSQEYEIMNTECDALPCSASSVSSHGDDPTAALCQNISPLPSPTEEKTHKETLTPTSAVRSKQVQQACGGNVAEQKDSTEKPNRDFTNEIKSVDDQPEASQGFGRYEYMDIRRCDSTEGDEPEWERETSAQSEAETEEEEVLRNEHEEEEETEKCQNTNKQASLQGNQSSMIVPGADVLTARGETLEEYEEMTRFRVVPGRWEHTEYQNLPAKGRDVSEEMGGGRCAGIGEYIKVCADMGEPGSNTSFDNPDYWHSRLFLKPDAVRT, encoded by the exons ATGAACCAGTGGAAAGTCCTGTTACTGTCCGTGACTTTATTGTGGAGGCAGCAAACAGCAACATCCCAAACCCATGAAG AAGTCTGTCACGGTACGCAGAATGGTCTGAGCTCCACTGGCTCTCAGGAGAATCAGTACAACCTGATTAAGGATCGATATGACGGCTGTGAGATCATCATGGGAAACCTGGAGATCACTCAGATTGAGAGTAACTGGGATTTCTCATTCCTCAAG ACAATCCGAGAGGTGACCGGTTACGTCCTGATTGCTATGAACCACTTCCAGGAGCTTCCTTTGAGGCAGCTACGGGTCATCAGAGGAAACAGTCTGTACGAAAGACGCTTCGCCCTCTCAGTTTTCTTCAACTACCCCAAAGACGGCTCCAATGGCCTGAGGCAGCTGGGGCTCACGAATCTGACAG AGATTCTGGAAGGAGGAGTACAGATTATCAACAACAAATACCTGAGTTATGGCCCCTGGATCTACTGGCAAGACATCATCCGGGACAACAGTGCTCCTATTGACATCCGGTACAACGGAGAAAGAG gCCCATGTCACAAATCTTGTGGAGATTATTGCTGGGGCCCAAATGAGGATCAATGCCAGATCT TGACTAAGACGGTGTGTGCGCCGCAGTGTAACGGCCGCTGTTTTGGAACCAGCCCCAGGCACTGCTGTCACATAGAGTGTGCAGCGGGATGTAAAGGCCCTCTGGATGTGGACTGTTTT GCTTGTCGTCATTTCAACGACTCTGGCGCCTGTGTGCCTCAGTGTCCTCAGACTCTGATCTATAACAAGCAGACGTTTCAGATGGAGACCAACCCCAATGCCAAATACCAGTATGGATCGATCTGTGTTTCCCAGTGCCCCA CTCATTTTGTGGTGGATGGCAGCTCCTGTGTGAGCGTCTGTCCTCTGGACAAgatggaggtggagagagaagGTCAGAGGCAGTGCGAGCTCTGCAGTGGACTCTGCCCGAAAG TGTGTGAAGGCACTGGTGcagaacacagacagactgTGGACTCCAGCAACATCGACAGCTTCATCAACTGCACCAAGATCCAGGGCAGCCTTCACTTCCTGGTCACAGGGATTCTTGG AGACGACTTCAAAAATATCCCACCCCTCGATGCCAAAAAGTTGGAAGTGTTCCACACAGTTAGAGAAATAACAG ATATTCTTAACATCCAGTCATGGCCCAAAGAGCTGAATGATCTGTCGGTTTTTTCAAGTCTCACTACCATTCAAGGGAGGTCGCTCTACAA GCGTTATTCTCTGATGGTGATGCACATCCCCACTCTTACCTCACTGGGTCTGCGATCGCTCCGGGAAATCAGTGATGGCAGCGTCTACATCAGTCAGAATGCCAACCTCTGTTATCACCACACTGTGAACTGGACGCAGCTGTTCAGAGGGCGCAGGGTTGGAGTCAACAACctcaacaacaacagacagctgGCAGAGTGCG TGGCAGAAGGCCATGTGTGCGACCCTCTATGTTCAGACTCTGGGTGTTGGGGTCCGGGGCCCGATCAGTGTTTGTCCTGTAGGAACTACAGCCGGGACGGCACATGTGTAGGCAGCTGTAACTTTTACACCGG AGTTACGAGGGAATTTGCAAGTCGTAAGGGCGAGTGTGTGATCTGTCATCCAGAATGTAAACCTCAGAGAGGGAAAGCCAGCTGCACCGGACCG GGTGCAGATGAATGTGTAGCTTGTGCCAACCTTCGAGACGGTCCCTACTGCATGTCCTCTTGCCCCACTGGAGTAAACGATGGACAGAAGGGGCTGATTTTCAAATACCCCAACAGGGAGGGTCATTGTGAACCGTGTCACCACAACTGCACACAGGG atgcAGTGGCCCTGGATTACATGACTGTTTACAGACTGCCAGAATGGCAGTTAGTAG TGGTCAGATCACAGGCATAGCTTTAGGTGTCCCGGCTGGCTTGATTTTCTGCCTGGTGTTGTTTTTCCTCGGTGTGCTGTACCACCGAGGCCTGGCCATTCGCCGCAAGAGAGCCATGAGGAGATACCTGGAGAGTGGAGAG AGCTTTGAGCCACTGGGTCCTGGAGAGAAAGGCACCAAGGTTCATGCCCGCATTCTGAGGCCCTCagagctgaaaaaaatcaaagcacTTGGCTTGGGTGTTTTTGGCACAGTGCACAAG GGCTTTTGGActccagagagagagacagtgaaGATCCCTGTGGCCATTAAGACCATCCAGGACAGTTCAGGCCGACAGACTTTCACTGAGATCACTGAT CATATGCTGTCCATGGGAAGCCTGGACCACCCCTACATCGTGAGGCTGCTGGGCATCTGTCCAGGTGCCAGTCTGCAGCTGGTGACTCAGCTCAGTTCTCAGGGCTCCTTACTGGAGCACATCAGGCAGCATAAGAACAGCTTGGACCCCCAGCGCCTGCTCAACTGGTGTGTGCAGATTGCTAAG GGTATGTACTATCTGGAGGAACACTGCATGGTCCACAGGAACCTGGCCGCCCGTAACATCTTGCTGAAAAACGACTACCAGGTCCAGATCTCTGACTACGGTGTCGCAGACCTGCTTTATCCTGACGACAAGAAATACGTCTACACGGACACAAAG ACACCAATAAAATGGATGGCACTTGAAAGCATCTTGTTCCGAAGATACAGCCATCAGAGTGATGTGTGGAGTTACG GGGTGACAGTGTGGGAGATGATGTCATTTGGGGCGGAGCCATATGCATCGGTGCAGCCTCAGGAAGTCCCCAGTCTGCTGGAGAAGGGCGAGCGTCTGTCACAGCCCCACATCTGTACTATAGACGTCTACATGGTCATGGTTAAAT GCTGGATGATTGATGAAAACATCAGACCAACCTTCAAAGAGCTGGCCAGTGACTTCACTCGCATGGCAAGAGACCCACCTAGATATCTGGTCATTAAG CTGGAAGGAGATGAAGATGCCCCAGACGAAATCCATCGAAGAGAGTCAGAGCGAGGACTTCTGGATGCAGATCTGGAGGATCATGATGAGGAAGGACTGGAGGACGGCTTGGCTACACCTCCTCTTCAGCACTCCCCTTCATGGAGTCTGTCTCGATCCAGGATTAATTCTTACAGA agTGGTGCTTCTCAGGCTGGACCAACTGGATACCTGCCAATGACCCCGAGTCCTGCAGACAGCCTACGCCAG CTGTGGTTCCAGAGGTCTCGCCTGAGCTCGGTCCAGACGCTGCCTGAGAGGTCACAGGTCAGGGCAGTTGGCAGGGAAGCAGAGGACGCTTTACGGACTGTGAGCCTTCACAGGGCCAGGTTCAGCTCAGAGAGGAGTAACGCTCGTCTGCCTGCCAGCCGACACAGGAAGCTTTCAACTGCTTCAAGCCCGTCCTCATACAAGGTGTGGACGGCCGACGAAGACGAGGAGGTGGATCACTACGGCTACGTCCTGCCTGGGTCACCTGGGACTCCAGAGAGAG CCTCTAGAATTTCTCAGTCTACCCGAAGAAACTCAAGACTCAAGAACAATCTTCGTCTCGTGGTGATGAATCCCTCCCAGGAGTATGAAATCATGAACACAGAGTGTGATGCTCTTCCTTGCTCAGCCAGCAGCGTCTCATCACATGGCGACGACCCTACGGCTGCACTCTGTCAAAACATCTCACCTTTACCCTCCCCAACCGAAGAAAAGACACATAAAGAAACTCTCACACCAACATCAGCTGTGAGGAGTAAGCAAGTCCAACAGGCTTGTGGAGGAAATGTAGCAGAGCAAAAAGACTCGACAGAGAAGCCAAACAGAGACTTCACGAATGAAATCAAATCTGTGGATGACCAACCGGAGGCAAGTCAAGGGTTCGGCAGGTATGAATACATGGACATCAGGCGCTGTGACTCCACAGAGGGAGATGAACCGGAATGGGAAAGAGAAACATCTGCACAGAGCGAAGCAGAgacggaggaagaggaggtgttGAGGAACGAgcacgaggaggaagaggaaacgGAAAAGTgccaaaacacaaataaacaagcCAGTCTACAGGGGAACCAGAGCAGCATGATTGTGCCCGGAGCAGATGTGCTGACAGCGAGGGGGGAAACGCTGGAGGAGTACGAGGAGATGACCAGATTTAGAGTGGTGCCTGGTAGGTGGGAGCACACAGAGTACCAGAACCTCCCAGCGAAGGGGAGGGATGTTTCCGAGGAGATGGGCGGCGGCAGGTGTGCAGGGATTGGGGAATACATCAAGGTGTGTGCTGACATGGGGGAACCTGGCAGCAACACATCATTTGACAACCCAGACTACTGGCACAGCAGGTTGTTCCTCAAGCCAGATGCTGTACGTACCTAA